In Candidatus Edwardsbacteria bacterium, one genomic interval encodes:
- a CDS encoding DOMON domain-containing protein, with amino-acid sequence MKKLILISLSLLSASFCWAQSKPHGILNLNTVSVKVDGQVGPEEYPTNFVDSQTGIGVSWVSDGRLLYVALQSPARGWVAIAFGNSKIRGTSMVIGYHKPGGGRVDEHVGSWVSTHKPIDKPSLVNFATGSNPTGTVIEFAMPLALSNGQVIVPGQPMSYVLAFHSKKTSFKGRPSKKNTGTLLLGKPERADDMPVQTSSQTDTIKKTDEK; translated from the coding sequence ATGAAAAAACTTATTTTGATTTCGTTAAGCCTTTTATCGGCTTCGTTCTGCTGGGCCCAAAGCAAACCGCACGGCATACTGAATCTGAACACGGTAAGCGTCAAGGTAGACGGGCAGGTGGGGCCGGAGGAATACCCCACCAATTTCGTGGATTCCCAGACCGGCATCGGCGTCAGCTGGGTGAGCGACGGCAGGCTGCTGTATGTCGCCCTGCAGAGCCCGGCCCGGGGATGGGTGGCCATCGCCTTCGGCAACAGCAAGATCAGGGGGACCTCCATGGTCATCGGATACCACAAACCAGGCGGCGGAAGGGTGGACGAACATGTGGGCAGCTGGGTCTCCACCCACAAGCCCATAGACAAGCCCTCCCTGGTGAACTTTGCCACCGGATCCAATCCCACCGGCACCGTCATAGAATTCGCCATGCCCCTGGCCCTTTCCAACGGGCAGGTGATAGTGCCGGGCCAGCCGATGTCATATGTTCTGGCCTTTCACAGCAAAAAAACCTCCTTCAAGGGCCGTCCTTCCAAAAAGAACACCGGGACCCTGCTGCTGGGAAAACCGGAGAGGGCCGACGATATGCCCGTGCAGACCAGTTCCCAGACCGATACCATCAAAAAAACCGATGAAAAATAA
- a CDS encoding flavin reductase: MANQFKNIDPEQIGDNVFKLIDKDWMLITAGKAGSFNSMTASWGGLGILWHRPVAFCFVRPNRHTYGFMEREQYYSLSVYPEKYRKVLELCGTKSGRNVDKVKETGLTPLSGVTGAVYYEQARLVLECRKIYYHDIDPQKFLDPEIHKNYPIKDYHRMYVGEVLNCLAK, from the coding sequence ATGGCAAACCAGTTTAAAAATATCGACCCCGAGCAGATCGGCGATAATGTTTTCAAGCTGATCGACAAGGATTGGATGCTGATAACTGCCGGCAAAGCTGGTTCCTTCAATAGCATGACCGCCAGCTGGGGCGGGCTGGGGATACTGTGGCACAGACCGGTGGCCTTCTGCTTTGTCCGTCCCAACCGCCATACCTACGGGTTCATGGAGCGGGAGCAGTATTACAGCCTTTCGGTTTACCCGGAGAAATACCGGAAGGTGTTGGAGCTCTGCGGCACCAAGTCAGGACGGAACGTCGACAAGGTCAAGGAGACCGGACTGACCCCGCTTTCGGGGGTGACCGGGGCGGTATATTACGAGCAGGCCCGCCTGGTGCTGGAATGCCGCAAGATATATTACCATGATATCGATCCCCAGAAATTTCTGGACCCCGAGATCCACAAGAACTACCCCATCAAGGACTATCACCGGATGTATGTGGGAGAGGTGCTCAACTGCCTGGCAAAATAA